Proteins co-encoded in one Kozakia baliensis genomic window:
- a CDS encoding HU family DNA-binding protein: MKHTELVDQIAQELDVSKKEAADVVNAVFSAVTNAAVKGEEISVSGFGKFAVRTRPAREGRNPATGETIQLAESRSLGFTAAKAVKEALTPAKTAPVHKKATPKKK, translated from the coding sequence ATGAAACATACCGAACTGGTCGATCAAATTGCTCAAGAGCTCGACGTCTCGAAAAAGGAAGCAGCGGACGTCGTCAACGCCGTGTTCAGCGCCGTCACAAACGCTGCGGTGAAGGGCGAAGAAATCTCGGTGTCGGGCTTTGGTAAGTTCGCGGTGCGCACGCGCCCTGCGCGCGAGGGCCGCAACCCGGCTACGGGCGAGACCATCCAGCTTGCGGAATCCCGCTCGCTCGGTTTCACAGCGGCCAAGGCCGTGAAGGAGGCTCTCACCCCCGCGAAGACGGCTCCCGTCCACAAGAAAGCGACGCCAAAGAAAAAATAA
- a CDS encoding HNH endonuclease: MTKKKTHAFGFSHSALRNQRVYLKVDRKRLADEPKPVKKQPLVVHLDVGQILGFDETRVGKSEPNREYKNDNMSAFRIGAGSKAMGIAVNVEDVYALKELLVLMGWRHPQNQNNAEQDIAEATDLPEQETERQAVIAARRGQGMFRASLDEHWKCCAVTGCATRALLRASHIQPWRDSSNINRLNPYNGLLLAAHLDAAFDQGLISFANDGSILIDEYRLPREQAALIGITSGMRLSHVSPAHHPFLDNHRRLHGFV, translated from the coding sequence TTGACGAAGAAAAAAACGCATGCCTTTGGTTTCAGTCATTCAGCGTTAAGAAACCAAAGGGTGTATCTAAAAGTTGACCGCAAGCGTCTTGCAGACGAGCCCAAGCCAGTAAAGAAGCAGCCGCTTGTCGTTCATCTTGATGTCGGCCAAATTCTTGGTTTTGATGAAACTCGTGTGGGTAAGTCGGAACCCAATCGAGAGTACAAGAACGACAACATGAGTGCATTCCGCATTGGGGCGGGCTCCAAGGCTATGGGCATCGCTGTCAATGTCGAGGACGTTTATGCTCTGAAAGAGCTACTTGTTCTAATGGGCTGGCGGCATCCGCAAAATCAAAATAATGCCGAGCAGGACATTGCTGAAGCCACCGATCTGCCAGAACAGGAGACCGAACGGCAGGCGGTAATCGCTGCACGGCGCGGCCAGGGTATGTTCAGGGCATCATTGGATGAGCATTGGAAGTGCTGTGCGGTCACCGGCTGCGCCACGCGTGCGTTGTTGCGTGCCTCGCATATCCAGCCATGGCGAGATTCGAGCAATATTAACCGGCTCAACCCGTACAATGGTTTGTTGTTGGCCGCGCATCTGGATGCCGCATTTGACCAGGGCCTGATCAGCTTTGCGAACGACGGAAGCATCTTAATAGACGAGTATCGCCTTCCTCGTGAACAAGCGGCTTTGATAGGAATTACCTCAGGGATGAGACTAAGTCATGTAAGTCCAGCACATCATCCGTTTCTGGACAATCACCGCCGATTACATGGATTTGTTTGA
- a CDS encoding YoaK family protein, with amino-acid sequence MPSSLLPVSISARRVLILGLVAGYVDALSFVDLGGVFAGAMTGNTTHMGASFISGNWHHGLLLVGVLGVFFLAAILSGLMRLLWSPAYGVMVMTIFMVLAQIVHGSSLRYWGEFLVLPALLAVQGETIAKFSGTPMPTIVVTTNLLKAASGIAEWVASCLAPDRNTRPVAGSIFLPLLSWGAFLAGVMAAAMGLALHGSFPFLWPVPLLVFLYRDIWKTERAGQDDN; translated from the coding sequence ATGCCCTCCTCCCTTCTCCCGGTCTCGATTTCCGCCCGGCGGGTTCTCATTCTCGGGCTTGTCGCAGGCTATGTGGATGCCCTGAGTTTCGTCGATCTGGGCGGTGTCTTTGCAGGCGCGATGACGGGCAATACCACGCATATGGGCGCCTCGTTTATCAGCGGAAACTGGCACCATGGCCTGCTTCTGGTGGGTGTGCTGGGTGTCTTTTTCCTTGCCGCCATCCTGTCCGGCCTGATGCGGCTGTTATGGTCGCCAGCTTATGGTGTCATGGTGATGACAATCTTCATGGTTCTGGCACAGATCGTGCATGGATCCTCCCTACGCTACTGGGGCGAATTTCTCGTGCTTCCCGCACTGCTGGCTGTTCAGGGCGAAACGATCGCGAAATTCTCCGGCACGCCCATGCCCACGATCGTCGTGACAACAAACCTGCTGAAAGCCGCATCGGGAATTGCGGAATGGGTAGCGTCATGTCTTGCGCCGGACAGGAACACTCGCCCTGTCGCAGGAAGCATTTTTCTGCCGCTACTTTCGTGGGGGGCTTTTCTGGCTGGCGTGATGGCCGCCGCCATGGGGCTGGCCTTGCACGGTAGTTTTCCGTTCCTGTGGCCCGTCCCGCTCCTTGTCTTTCTATACCGGGATATCTGGAAAACAGAACGTGCAGGGCAAGACGATAATTGA
- the mobF gene encoding MobF family relaxase, protein MMTFRKISADCKGRLVTSYYTQELPDPEHDFRLEPGKVPDGDGARLTSYYTGRDSRAAWRPDMRQSIADVLGIDRFSSPQNEQLARLYEGRRADNGEPWSAHERKISAYDLTLAPHKSVTLAAEFASTPAESAAIWHAIDRAGDATMRYVARELGKARRGDGGKDGSQDGEVAWVSYRHTAARPTVEARDPGSDVTYLIDTPVGGDPHAHIHYTLFNAVVTDDGHVGSLDTKQLRSRVHEFGAFFQAVLADELRRIGIAQQYDAGEQATVISAVPQPISDFFSKGRRNVLKSAQDYATSQGIDWEALSIEGKRRILSMSGLAARLDKDQDASDRDIWRRQADAMGWVDQSLMGKPIETGLNRHQRIEAAWQFAARHLEKEFETAAVIDHSKLRLYAARGLIATGINGGIRDIDEVVRMTERRGIDIRGEAVQLVCAVKGDRTRVTHNAQIRIEEELAMHVARAAQDRSGALDRTALDIAMQKSGLDFSSDHGQAQRKAVYVLGEGGAIASLSGVAGAGKTALLKPLVSAWRADTRHETGGRHVIGVANAWRQADALREAGIIETHALSPFLDRAERGEIALSRNTVIALDEVGQVGPRQMLRLLELQKASGMTLRFMGDREQAQSIEAGDALEIISRVLETAYKAELLSTVRQREERDRTIAALFRGEPPSREDLEAFQRKGKSANADTDAERDDDLRNRFHAEEVQRAIDMKRKDGTISLVSGDHDEVLAATARQYVERRDALRREGKTISMSALTNQDAADLSRAVRKLLQERGEISRDERIVKAIDQRGEEYDMALAAGDRVRLYRRVYAVVDRKKITVGNNGDIVQVVRHTAEGVRLRRADGVETDVEWRRLADASSKRVLLGFGHALTVDSAQGITSDEHINAMPRGADLATGFTSYVAESRARGKTWTMISDAATFEAVRSKRALGDATKITSDDLWKHVASKMAHKPYKSLGMDLQHRRLEDRDKRVRELIVLGQRMETAEKQGRDLAQEARLTIRARQAERQSPRRLAEIDAQIRQLLKDVPVLMSDREQKLRRERAAYIIPTGPRARPSSSGPGM, encoded by the coding sequence ATGATGACGTTTCGCAAGATCTCGGCCGACTGCAAGGGAAGGCTGGTCACCAGCTACTATACGCAGGAGCTGCCCGATCCGGAGCATGACTTCCGTCTCGAACCCGGCAAGGTGCCAGACGGGGACGGGGCGCGGCTGACTAGCTACTATACCGGGCGTGACAGCCGCGCGGCATGGCGGCCCGACATGCGTCAGAGCATCGCCGATGTTTTGGGGATCGATCGTTTCTCATCGCCGCAGAACGAGCAACTCGCCCGTCTCTATGAGGGACGTCGGGCAGATAACGGCGAGCCTTGGTCGGCGCATGAGCGCAAGATCAGCGCCTATGACCTCACGCTCGCTCCGCACAAATCGGTCACGCTCGCGGCCGAGTTCGCTTCTACGCCTGCCGAGAGCGCAGCGATCTGGCATGCCATCGACCGCGCCGGCGACGCCACCATGCGCTATGTGGCGCGCGAACTGGGCAAGGCGCGCCGTGGCGACGGAGGGAAAGACGGATCGCAAGATGGCGAAGTCGCATGGGTCTCCTACCGGCACACGGCGGCACGGCCGACCGTCGAAGCGCGCGATCCGGGTAGCGATGTCACCTACCTGATCGACACGCCGGTTGGCGGCGATCCGCACGCGCACATTCACTACACGTTGTTCAACGCGGTCGTGACCGATGACGGGCATGTCGGATCGCTCGACACCAAGCAATTGCGCTCACGTGTGCACGAGTTCGGGGCCTTTTTCCAGGCGGTGCTGGCCGACGAGTTGCGGCGCATCGGCATCGCACAGCAATACGATGCCGGTGAGCAGGCGACGGTGATCAGCGCCGTGCCGCAACCCATCAGCGACTTTTTCAGCAAGGGCCGTCGCAACGTCCTGAAATCGGCGCAGGATTATGCCACCAGCCAGGGCATCGACTGGGAAGCCCTGTCGATCGAGGGCAAACGTCGCATTTTATCCATGTCTGGCCTGGCGGCCCGTCTCGACAAAGACCAGGACGCGAGCGACCGTGACATCTGGCGGCGTCAGGCTGACGCGATGGGGTGGGTCGATCAAAGCCTAATGGGTAAGCCGATCGAGACCGGCTTGAACCGGCACCAGCGGATCGAAGCGGCATGGCAGTTCGCAGCCCGTCACCTGGAAAAGGAGTTCGAGACGGCGGCCGTGATCGATCACAGCAAGCTGCGGCTTTATGCAGCACGCGGCCTCATCGCCACCGGCATCAACGGCGGTATTCGCGATATCGACGAAGTGGTGCGCATGACCGAACGACGCGGCATCGACATCCGGGGCGAGGCGGTGCAACTCGTTTGCGCCGTGAAGGGCGACCGCACGCGCGTGACGCACAACGCACAGATCCGTATCGAGGAAGAACTGGCGATGCACGTCGCGCGCGCCGCGCAGGACCGCTCGGGCGCGCTCGACCGCACTGCGTTGGACATCGCGATGCAGAAATCCGGCCTCGATTTCTCCTCCGATCACGGTCAGGCGCAACGAAAGGCCGTCTACGTCCTTGGGGAAGGCGGCGCGATTGCGTCCCTGAGCGGTGTGGCCGGCGCCGGCAAGACAGCGTTGCTCAAACCTCTGGTAAGCGCCTGGCGGGCAGACACGCGTCATGAGACAGGCGGACGTCACGTCATCGGCGTCGCCAATGCGTGGCGGCAAGCGGACGCGTTGCGCGAGGCCGGCATCATCGAGACGCATGCGCTCTCTCCTTTCCTCGATCGCGCCGAGCGCGGCGAGATTGCGCTTTCTCGCAACACGGTCATCGCGCTCGACGAGGTAGGGCAGGTTGGACCGCGTCAGATGCTCCGCCTGCTCGAATTGCAAAAGGCTTCCGGCATGACGCTGCGCTTCATGGGAGACCGCGAGCAGGCGCAGTCGATCGAGGCCGGTGACGCGCTCGAGATCATCTCCCGCGTGCTGGAGACGGCGTATAAGGCGGAGCTGCTGTCGACCGTCCGACAACGGGAAGAACGCGATCGCACCATCGCGGCGCTGTTCCGTGGCGAACCGCCAAGCCGCGAGGATCTTGAAGCGTTCCAACGCAAAGGAAAGTCGGCTAATGCTGACACCGATGCCGAGCGCGACGATGATCTGCGCAACCGGTTCCACGCCGAGGAAGTCCAGCGGGCGATCGACATGAAGCGCAAGGACGGCACGATCAGTCTCGTATCCGGCGATCACGACGAGGTGCTGGCCGCCACGGCGCGACAGTATGTGGAGCGTCGCGATGCGCTCCGGCGCGAAGGCAAGACGATCAGCATGTCGGCGCTGACCAATCAGGACGCGGCCGATCTCAGCCGCGCGGTGCGCAAGCTCCTCCAGGAGCGCGGGGAGATCAGCCGGGACGAGCGCATCGTCAAGGCGATCGATCAGCGCGGAGAGGAATACGATATGGCGCTGGCGGCCGGTGATCGGGTGCGGCTTTACCGACGCGTGTATGCGGTAGTGGACAGAAAAAAGATTACTGTCGGCAATAACGGTGACATCGTGCAGGTTGTTCGGCATACGGCTGAAGGTGTGAGATTGCGACGCGCGGACGGGGTGGAAACCGACGTAGAATGGCGCCGTCTTGCGGACGCATCATCGAAGCGCGTCCTTCTCGGGTTCGGTCACGCCCTGACTGTCGATTCGGCCCAAGGCATCACATCGGACGAACATATCAACGCCATGCCGCGCGGCGCCGACCTCGCGACGGGTTTTACCAGCTATGTCGCGGAGAGCCGGGCGCGTGGCAAGACATGGACGATGATTTCGGATGCCGCCACGTTCGAGGCAGTTCGCAGCAAGCGGGCGTTAGGGGATGCAACCAAAATCACGAGCGACGATCTGTGGAAGCATGTCGCGAGCAAGATGGCGCATAAGCCTTACAAGTCGCTTGGGATGGACTTGCAACATCGTCGTCTCGAGGACCGAGATAAGCGCGTGAGGGAATTGATTGTGCTCGGCCAGCGGATGGAGACGGCGGAAAAACAGGGTCGGGATTTGGCGCAGGAGGCAAGGCTGACGATCCGGGCGCGCCAGGCGGAACGACAGTCGCCGCGCCGTCTCGCCGAGATCGATGCACAGATCCGGCAGTTGCTCAAAGATGTGCCCGTGCTGATGAGCGATCGCGAGCAGAAGCTTCGGCGCGAGCGGGCGGCGTATATTATTCCGACGGGCCCCCGAGCGAGGCCGTCTTCGAGCGGACCCGGTATGTAA
- a CDS encoding type II toxin-antitoxin system RelE/ParE family toxin, which produces MMQVQQTRQFREWLASLRDQRATAKIRARLILMEAGAFGDVEPCGEGISETRLHYGPGYRIYFVQRGNVLVIVLGGGTKRTQPKDIRRAKELARDVEKFL; this is translated from the coding sequence ATGATGCAGGTTCAGCAGACACGCCAGTTTCGCGAATGGCTTGCCAGCCTACGAGATCAGAGAGCAACGGCCAAAATCCGTGCCCGTCTGATCCTAATGGAGGCCGGGGCGTTCGGGGATGTCGAACCGTGCGGAGAAGGTATTTCCGAAACCCGTCTGCATTACGGGCCAGGTTATCGCATTTACTTTGTGCAGCGCGGAAACGTGCTTGTCATTGTGCTTGGCGGCGGCACGAAAAGAACGCAGCCGAAAGACATCAGGCGGGCGAAGGAATTGGCCCGCGACGTGGAGAAATTCCTATGA
- a CDS encoding FAD-binding oxidoreductase encodes MLNETNSISRFHPDAQAPAYAGAADQALWLEHQITALLERPRDVLLDIGGGWTAFHEIVTTTSIGRKLKKFGMRLIIAYMFGPDLADVDYLSGLQKSNAFNGNDSILIFNQGLIPPAASIHTAFRETLGSPSVRTAINSGASWAMMPALSNMSKVLDSGLSFASYAEPQMGKPVKGANLFDHLRANRWFHEDFPGFLQKLDPERLPHMPAGLEIMLEDESA; translated from the coding sequence ATGCTCAACGAAACCAACTCGATATCGCGTTTCCATCCCGATGCGCAGGCCCCTGCCTACGCGGGGGCGGCCGATCAGGCGCTCTGGCTCGAACATCAGATCACGGCCCTGCTCGAGCGCCCGCGCGATGTGCTTCTGGACATCGGGGGCGGCTGGACCGCCTTTCATGAGATCGTCACCACGACGTCGATCGGCCGCAAGCTCAAAAAGTTCGGCATGCGGTTGATTATTGCCTACATGTTCGGCCCTGACCTCGCTGACGTCGATTATCTTTCCGGGCTACAAAAGAGCAACGCGTTCAATGGCAACGACAGCATCCTAATCTTCAACCAAGGTTTGATCCCGCCCGCCGCGAGCATTCACACGGCCTTTCGCGAAACTCTCGGCAGCCCATCCGTCCGCACCGCGATCAACAGCGGCGCAAGTTGGGCGATGATGCCAGCCTTGAGCAACATGTCGAAAGTGCTCGATAGCGGTCTGAGCTTCGCATCATATGCTGAGCCGCAAATGGGCAAGCCGGTCAAAGGGGCCAACCTATTCGATCATCTGCGCGCGAACCGCTGGTTTCACGAAGACTTTCCCGGGTTCCTGCAGAAGCTGGATCCAGAGCGTCTGCCCCATATGCCCGCCGGGCTTGAAATCATGCTGGAGGATGAATCCGCATGA
- a CDS encoding addiction module antidote protein translates to MSDQAELEVFDSVSAAADPAVQVELLNMAWADGDSAGIAHALAVIAKARGMSTTAADAGLTRPALYKALSERGNPSLSSLLGIMNALGVKAHFQISN, encoded by the coding sequence ATGAGCGACCAAGCAGAACTTGAGGTGTTCGATTCCGTCTCGGCGGCCGCCGATCCTGCGGTGCAGGTTGAATTGCTGAATATGGCATGGGCGGATGGTGACAGCGCCGGAATTGCCCACGCTCTTGCCGTCATAGCGAAGGCCCGCGGTATGAGCACGACAGCGGCAGACGCTGGCCTGACTCGCCCAGCGCTTTATAAGGCGTTGTCGGAGCGGGGAAACCCGAGCCTCTCCAGCTTGCTGGGCATTATGAACGCTCTCGGCGTGAAAGCGCATTTTCAGATTTCAAATTGA
- a CDS encoding BRO-N domain-containing protein — MAHPTNPKATATEAQSAPLLTFEDQTVRAVIKNGKRWLVASDVCRLLGLQRSRAGVSRLDEDESILAVIPTPGGPQQTLLVSESGAYHLTFVSRKPNAKRFRRWVTEEVLPSIRRTGAYQVGGDTPGRDGPRALTEDQWRLFVQLRDEGRYLVTRMPDGRMTVEKSEWENVMGRWDATTAMSMVHMVRLIETQWSRLQQINTASPTLLDQIPLGRIDMTRYIQHAVELGDDIAHAIRRGDSDYGTKGERARH; from the coding sequence ATGGCACACCCGACTAACCCGAAGGCGACCGCAACTGAGGCGCAATCTGCCCCATTGCTGACCTTTGAAGACCAGACTGTTCGCGCAGTGATCAAGAATGGGAAACGATGGCTCGTCGCAAGCGACGTCTGTCGCCTTCTCGGGTTACAGCGCTCGCGAGCGGGCGTCTCGAGGCTCGATGAGGACGAGAGCATCTTGGCCGTGATCCCGACGCCCGGGGGCCCTCAACAGACGCTTCTGGTCAGCGAGAGCGGTGCCTATCATCTGACATTTGTTTCCCGCAAGCCCAATGCCAAACGCTTTCGCCGTTGGGTCACGGAGGAGGTACTTCCCTCGATCCGGCGCACGGGTGCGTATCAGGTTGGAGGCGACACCCCGGGTAGAGATGGGCCCAGAGCGCTCACCGAAGACCAGTGGCGCCTGTTCGTGCAGCTTCGGGACGAAGGGCGTTATCTCGTCACCCGCATGCCTGACGGACGCATGACCGTTGAGAAGTCGGAGTGGGAGAACGTGATGGGCCGATGGGACGCCACCACCGCGATGTCGATGGTCCACATGGTCCGTCTTATCGAGACGCAATGGTCGCGGCTTCAACAGATCAACACGGCCAGTCCCACGTTGCTCGATCAAATTCCCCTGGGCCGCATCGACATGACCCGTTACATCCAGCATGCGGTCGAACTTGGCGACGATATCGCGCACGCGATCCGCAGAGGTGATTCCGATTATGGCACGAAGGGAGAGCGCGCAAGACATTGA